The sequence tttttattctattcAGAATTAATCACAGAGTTAAATGAACTGTTATTTTAATCCAAATCTTGGTTAACAGTTCCACTGGTAGCTGAGTGTTCGAAGCCAGTGGCAAATCCTGTGTTTCAAAGTGCTGTTCCATCTTTAGCTGTGAGATATTATTATTGATAACttttctatattatataaatatacaaaatgaaaaattcattattttcatGACCAAACCAGGCAACAGAGTCTTATCCAAAGGAACACatggataacttaaaaaatatGCTTAAAGAGGAAAACATTCATTTGCACACTGaggtaatatatttattaacacTACTCTCTTGTTTCTCTAACAAGTTTctgatcatttattttatatgtgcTAAGATGTTGTTTTATGTAATGTAACAAGGCTGGAGAGCAAGGAAGATTACCTTTGCTTATTTTAAGCTTGAAGGACAAGAGTGTAGAAAGAAGACCAGCTGTTGTGTTTATGCATGGCTCAGACGCAAACAAAGAATGGTTAAGGCCATTTCTTGAAGTAAAAAGAACGAAAACATCTTAACTTATACTTTTGCTTTCTTCTATATTGAAAGTTGAAAGAACGTTGTTGCTTTGCTTTGTAAGGCATATGCTTCACGGGGATATGTAGCCATTGGTTTAGACTCTCGCTACCATGGGGAACGAGCTCACTCCAAAACTGCCTATCGAGATGTAAATTCATTGTTTATGATTCAATTATCTATTGATCTTTCTGTACATATTTGAGTTCTGACATGGTGGTTTTGGTGTAAATTTCAATTGCAGGCTCTTATATCATCTTGGAAAAATGGAAACACAATGCCTTTTATCTTTGATACTGTAAAAACATTACTTCCACTTAGCTCCATTTTTTTAGTTACATTTTAAATCTATTGGTCCATCTCCAAAGTTTTTAAacaccaatatatatatatatatataagtttatggtcctaaattgtaaaaataattgTTAAGATTTACACCAAAATGTTAGTAGCTTCTTAAATCTCGGCGTAAGACATTATTATTGCATCTACTAttgttgatgtttttgttttatcaggTCTGGGATTTGATCAAACTAGCTGAATATCTTACTCAGAGGAAAGATATAGATCCACAAAGAATAGGAATCACCGGTATTTCTCTAGGAGGTCAGCCCCCATAACAACATTGAGTACTAGGATTTGTAGTTGTTTTTCGTATTAAAACCATTACCAAACTCTGCTTATTTTGAAATCATACACAGGGATGCAGGCTTGGTTTGCTGCTGCAGTTGACACACGCTATTCAGTAGCTGTTCCTTTGATCGGTGTTCAGGTGCCAACTTATCCTTAGCTGATCTTTTGTTtctactaaccaaataccgataAGCAGCACCGCAACTACTTGGACTAAACTGATTTGTATGAGAATGGTTTCCTACTTGAGAAGACTCTTTAAGtttaaataatatgttttgtaTGTTGGTCAGGGATTCAGATGGGCAATAGACAATGATGCGTGGCAAGCAAGAGTCGACAGCTTAAAACCTTTATTTGAAGGTCACATTCTGAATAGACATAGATATGAATTAAGAATTATCAAGTATGAGGATTCTAATTCCTTTTATGCTTTCAGTAGCAAGGATTGATATGGGAAAGAGCGAAATCGACAAAGAAGTGGTCGAGAAGGTAAGAAGCATGACAGTAACTATAAGACTGCGACTCGAATGATTGGTTTGTAACTGTATACATTAAAATGAAACAGGTGTGGGACAGAATAGCTCCTGGCATAGCCTCTCAGTTTGATGCGCCTTACTCGGTACCAGTGATTGCACCACGCCCTCTTTACCTCCTTAACGGTGAGCACAGTGTAGTCTTGTGTATGGCTCATTATTATCTACCAACTTACAAAGATAAACAAATACTTGGAATATCATTTGCAGGCGCTGAGGATCCTCGCTGTCCTCTTGGTGGACTAGTTGTTCCAgtgaagagagcaaagaaggcTTATAAGAAAACTCCTGCAAACTTCAAGGTACATCACTGATCTAACCTAATCTTATGGTTCTAATGCAACCAGATACAATGATCTGAAAAGTGTTTTGGTGTTTGGTTTTTGAGAGGGCAGTTCGTAGCAGAAGAGGGAGTTGGACACACAGTGACGAGTTTCATGATCAAAGAATCATCAGATTGGTTTGACAAGTtccttaaaaaaggaaacatgaCTTCTCATTAAAACTAAGGCACATGACCATATGtaacagaaaatataaaaatgtaaactaATAAATGCATGTTTGTCCATAAGAGACATCTCAAAACTTTGGTTCTATGTATCGTTAAAATAAAAGTATGAAATTCATATCAATTTAGTAGAGAGGTGAACAGACAAAAATCTTTCATTCCAGCTTGATGCGGTCCATGTAGTTAATCACACCTTCAAGCTGCAACACCAGCTTGATGCGGTCCATGTGAACAGACAAAAAACTTTGGTCCTCTTCTGTTTTGTTCTTCATCTTGGCTCTGTATTGACAAAAGCTGATAGACTCATCCACCATATCCCCACAAGCACTGGTTCGGCAACTGCATGATCATTACTCCGTGCAACACCACCTACAATACAAACACACAACTTCTGATTAACTTCTAATTAGAACAAAAGCTTGTCTGAATCTTAACTAGAACATAAACTTGTCTCAATCTTAATTGACTAACATACATTAAAAGCATCTCAATTTTTAGACTAAGCCTGTGAGACAACATCTAGTTCTATTCAGACCAAACCAAATCAATGTCAATCCAATTGAAACAACACCTGAAACAAGCTGCAGTAGTAATAGTAAGACTAACAATCTCCCTACAATCCAGATTATCTGAAAAAAAtcgaattatataaatatttttaactttttaattatttaaattgttCAATATTTATCAGAAAATTTTGCTTTTCCTAAAATTTTCTCTTAAAAATCCGGACTATCAATACAATTATccaacataacataaatatctgaaagaaaaactaaaacccAAGTAGAATAAGAAATGAAACTGATTTTTTTCCAATATTATCTAGCTTTTAATTTTACTATTCCagttaaacaaacaaaaacaagttaACTGAATCGAAACTGaacaaaatttcataaataaccgaacagattctaaatttctaaaattaaaaaaaattgaaactaaaTTAACCGAAACGAACCGAAATCTGAAATCCGAAATGCCCAGAGTAACCAGAATGTTTCCACGTCGGATTGCGGATGTGATCCAACCCAACTTCCACTTAACCAGACCGGTTGGTTTGATCGAACCAGAAAAGATGTCTTGCTTGTCCCTTTGTTCATATAAGGTTTCTTCCTCCTCTGAGTTACAATACAACTCACTCGCAAATGTCACAGCTTCACCTTCACCTTCACCGTCTCTCCCTCCCACAGTCTTCCACTCGCTTCACAACACCGCCTTTGCCTTCCTCACATCTCCGCCGTGCAGCTCCGTCGCCGACACCACTCACCACCAAAAGCTTCCCCCTCTCCTCAACTTCCGAGCTCAATTCATCAAAAGCCACAACCTTTCGCCCACCCATCGTCTCAAAATCTCCTATCACTTGCAGGTTCAGCCAATCCGGTGAGCTTCAATCCCTAAAGAGTAGAAAGTTATAACCTTTGAATTTTGGgtttttgatatttcttttttgagaaaacaaattatatattcttgaactgaaaaaaaaactaaaccaaaaattaaatagatattagaatttttaaaattgaatttatatacctaaaaatattaattatatcaaTTTTCAATATTTCAAGATGATTCTTTAGTTCAGTACAATGGTTCTGTTCTTCTGTTAAGTAGTTAACTGTTGATGTATTTGTTCAGACATAACGCCACAACTTGAGGTTAGTAAAGGAGGAGATCAAAGGAAACCACAGAAGCGAGCCAATGGCATCTTTTGGATCATACTTATCAATCTTGGCGTTTATGTGGCAGATCACTTCTTTCAGGTATTGAACTTTTAAGATATGGTTTATAAGCATAGGCTGTAACATTGTATCTTCTTTATTCAATTAGGTTCGCAGCATCAAATCTCTCTATCTGTACCATAATTTTCCAGCGTGGTACCAGTTTGTGACTGCAACGTTCTGCCATGCTAGCTGGTGAGAACCTCCATGCTTTCtatgatttttcaaaattaaggaATGTTGAGATTCCATGTCAAAATTTTAAAGGGACTAACACTAATATATAAAGGGATGGGTCTATTCACTTATCGATAATTGAGTTTAAATTTAAAGCTCAAAAAAACTTAACACGGTATCAAAgtctagtttgttgcacaagtAGGATGGCTTAAAGTGATTTTATTACAATCCTAAAGTGGAGTTTAAAGATCCTACATTGAAAAGTTTAAATGTATCAACACTAATGTATAAGGGATGGGTCTATTCACTTATCgtcaattgattttaaattgaaaGCTCAGAAAAACTTAACACGGTATCAAAgtctagtttgttgcacaagtAGATGgcttaaaaatgattttattacaATCCTAAAGTGGAGTTTAAAGTTCCTACATGTAAAGTTTAAATGGATCAACACTAGTATATAAGAGATTTGAGTGGacactaatatatgatgctAATCTTCCTGattgttcttgttctttttgtatatatatattctaggAACCATCTCTCCAGCAATCTTTTTTTCCTCTACATCTTTGGTGAGACTTCAAGATTTTTTCACATAGTTGGATTCAGTTCAGAGCTAATGGAGACTGGGACTTGTTCTTGTGGCTAAACAGGAAAGcttgttgaagaagaagaagggaacTTCGGTTTGTGGCTGTCGTACTTGTTCACTGGTGTTGGAGCTAACCTGGTTTCTTGGTTAGTTTTGCCGAGAAATGCTGTTTCTGTTGGAGCCTCTGGAGCTGTTTTTGGTTTGTTTGCTATTAGCGTCCTCGTCAAGGTACTATACCTCTCTCTTTAGGTTCTTGTAAATCATCCAGCTGtaactttctttttctattgTAGATGTCTTGGGATTGGAGGAAGATCCTTGAAGTTCTTATACTGGGTCAGTTCGTTATTGAGAGGGTAAGAGTCTTTCAACATGTAGACATGCATCATCAGTATAGTTACAACTGTTAATGGGATGGTAATGTTTTAAGATCATTGATTCTGATAGGTGATGGAAGCAGCTCAGGCTTCAGCTGGATTATCAGGAACTATATATGGTGGCTATTCTTTGCAGACTGTTAATCACATTGCACATCTCTCTGGTGCCCTTGTTGGTGTTGTGTTGGTTTGGCTACTCAGCAAATTTCCCTCGGAAACTGTGGATCAAGATGTTCAAAGGTCCCCCAAGAAGTGACTGCGAGAATCAGTGTTAACAATGTGGATCAAGAGAGGTTCTGTTAGTACCAATTCTTTTGCAGCAGAGTTATACAACTGAAGGTTTTGCTCTAAATGTGTGGTCTGTAGCTATTGGAAACGGACACtgcaaaatagattttatatgattattctGTTGTAATGTCAAGCTGACCAAACCCTATTCATGAAAAATCAATATGTAGAGTTAAATTACCTCAACGAAGCCTTTGATTAAGGAATTGAATGAAGACCAAATGGTTTGCTTCAACTCTCGTTGTCTTCATATTCTGCACAAACCTCAAACCATCACTCACTCTCCCTTCACTGCAATACCCTCCCACTCGGTTTAGCCGTCTCATTCATAATCATCTTCTCGACCATCACCTTATCCACATGGCCGAGATGTAGTGTTGTCTGTGCCTCCTGTTAATGTTATGTCTTGTATGTTTTTTGAGTTTTAAACAAACGAGGGGCACTGCAAATCCGCTGTTTAATATGTTTAATACAGTAATACATATGCCAACAAGCGGGGATAGCTCAGTTGGGAGAGCGTCAGACTGAAGATCTGAAGGTCGTGTGTTCGATCCACGCTCACcgcaattttatttttatttttctactttTTGTAATATCAAATAACGTGTAATAACGACATTGTTGAATTCATTGTCTTAGTCTGCTATAGGTTGAAACTAAACCACTTCATATTTTATCACAAATTTTAAGCTCTTAACTTTCATTTAAATCCATTAAGGTATTGAGAATGATTTCTTCTTAATGTTTAGGCATTTAAAACGTACGTAGTAACACTCTTTGGAGAAATATAAACAGAAACAAATTAACAACATGCGATAGTTGCGTGTTATTCAATTAAATCTATTACAAGATATGTTAGAAACACAACAACAATATAGGGTAATGGATACCTAATCTGATATAGAGTCATTACATTTTCATTCTCAGTTGATATCGAGTTGTAGATTTATTAATGTTGATTGACATGGAAGCAGATTCAGCATAGTTCTGAATTTGATATGTTATTgatgattttataataaaatttggttCGAAATGGGTTATGGAAGAACTATTATATCGAATGGTTTTAGAAATTTCATATCTCTTACAAGTTGGgatctaaaataatttatagggaatatagatcaatataaaaattacaattatttaAATTCAGCGTAGAACAATGAACATCAAATCTACATGTTATTTCATCTGATAAGTGTTTAAATGTGGTTAAATACTTGCAATAGTTGCATTCTATTCAATCGATTCCATTAAACGAGAGCTATGTTATAAACGttttaaggattttttttttgtcaaagaaatATAGAGATTGAAACGTTTTAAGGATTCCAATGTATTAAAACATTTCCAAACATTTCCAAAAAGTTTTCAAATGGAGGATGAGTGTGATCTGGTAATCACCCACTTATACAAAAATggttggtttaaaaaaaaaacaattatagacATAACAGTAATCCTTTTAATCTCTTGACAAGAGCATACTGGCCGATCGCTTAAGCCCCAACTATGCGACACTCCAATACTTTGTTAAATGCAGAGATACCAATATGTACATAACcatctaatctattattttgtaaaaattattctTATATTATAGTATTATACACATTGACATCACATTACACTATACATATATTTCATTTGACTAGACGCTAACTATTGTTTATGGACGtggatacatataatatatatagtcgtACATGCAGACGAAGGACTTTTGACACATCATCTTCTACTTATGACAATGGCTCCAATCAAGTTATTGTCCAGTATCTAATTCGAGAATGTGCGTACGTCCATGTATATTATTGATATTAGGTCAATAACCATTTTGGGTTATGCAAagatttgatccaaaaaaaggTTATACAAAAGACGAAAAATATACAGTACAGAACAAAcagagagacaaaaaaaaagatccatttttattgttttaaggATTGACACAGATTTGATATTTAATTCTTTTACTCCATTTCATGGAATTCTATACTTGTaagatagaaaatatatatacataacatGCTTTCAAATATGTctttaaatatacataaaatatatgtcGTGTTTACTTCATTTTACACCATATAACATATGTCATATTGCCGTTCTTGTTCCAGATGTGGCTACTTAATTAACATTGAACTAGTGGTGCAAGGACGTGGAACTGCACAAACTAGGTCCAATGCAGTTGGTATAGTGCCTCCTGAGTCCTAACTCCTAACCAATTTCAACTGTGACGTACAAGGTTCAACTTGCATGGAGAAAATGTGATGATGATACGCCATCAACCCTGACTATCCAACGTGCACTGAAGTTGTTCTTAGTGGAAGTCAAATTTAATAGGAATGATTATACGCTTTGGTTCGTTTTACACAACCGGATATATTAACATCCGACACCATTTTTAGGAATGCATGCATGATGGAATGTATCAATGTATGGATCATCCATATCCTTATTGTGTACGCATACATAATGTATCCTTATCAACATATATATTCTGGCACCACCACTATATTCATGTTAAGAAGAAACCTTAAGTAGTCCACGTATTAAAATTTCATTAGATCGTTCTAAAATATGACATTATTTGACTCATTAAGTgagaattaaataaatatatttttagtagtAATTGAATTCAAAAAGAAAGAGTCACATCTTatctttcactatatatatatatatatatatatatatattatatcggtTAATCTGGTCGGTTTCGGCAGAAATACATTTTAGTACTAAAATGTAGATTGTTTACACACTATTTCATCCAAGTTTTTACGGTTTTCGATTAATGTCAGAATATAACCAGATCGTTTGTTATTGAGCTACCATATAAACTATTTGAACCATAGAAGCTTAAATTGGTTAAGTAGAAATAACTTTATTCTCAGCTAGAATCAAACACATGACAAACGAATTTACACCAAACACAAAATTAACCCTCACCAATAGGCACCCACTacttagttatatatatattattgtatgcATATCATacattatattgtatttttagtacatatataaatattatcatGAAACCACCACCACTTCAAACTTTACAATAATTAGTATAGTCctaagcatttttatttaaacttatagTGTTGGTTTCTATAAAACaaagacaatatatatatatatgtcaatataGTATagttaaatattgtttttctttgtttgtttaaatttaaGTTTGTTTTGTTCTCGTAAATGGTAATGTCTTTATCGAATAGATTCAGCATTATGTGCTTGCATGATAACTGATGGAACATAAAGCCTAAAGGAGACTGTCTTTACCcattatgtttataaaaattgGAAAAAGTAATCCatcttagttttaaaatttgcagAAATTGTTCCTTTTAACTTATGCATTGatgttgaattttttatatatttattgataaaacCATCTCTCAAATTTTGTTGGTATCATTGTTTATATGATGCTCAGTTcggtaaaacaaaacaaaactaactaaaacaaaaataaactaaaaacaacTATATGGTTTGAATTTGTTATATCAAATAAACCATATGTATGTTATAAATTAGAA is a genomic window of Brassica napus cultivar Da-Ae chromosome A2, Da-Ae, whole genome shotgun sequence containing:
- the LOC106382655 gene encoding putative esterase YitV; the encoded protein is METLTNETDELRSEFLHVLPCQRSAKVLVKNCTLFLLVSNLLITGAMETHEAVHFRSQFLHVLLSRRSAPVPLVAECSKPVANPVFQSAVPSLAATESYPKEHMDNLKNMLKEENIHLHTEAGEQGRLPLLILSLKDKSVERRPAVVFMHGSDANKEWLRPFLEAYASRGYVAIGLDSRYHGERAHSKTAYRDALISSWKNGNTMPFIFDTVWDLIKLAEYLTQRKDIDPQRIGITGISLGGMQAWFAAAVDTRYSVAVPLIGVQGFRWAIDNDAWQARVDSLKPLFEVARIDMGKSEIDKEVVEKVWDRIAPGIASQFDAPYSVPVIAPRPLYLLNGAEDPRCPLGGLVVPVKRAKKAYKKTPANFKFVAEEGVGHTVTSFMIKESSDWFDKFLKKGNMTSH
- the LOC106382652 gene encoding rhomboid-like protein 11, chloroplastic; the encoded protein is MSQLHLHLHRLSLPQSSTRFTTPPLPSSHLRRAAPSPTPLTTKSFPLSSTSELNSSKATTFRPPIVSKSPITCRFSQSDITPQLEVSKGGDQRKPQKRANGIFWIILINLGVYVADHFFQVRSIKSLYLYHNFPAWYQFVTATFCHASWNHLSSNLFFLYIFGKLVEEEEGNFGLWLSYLFTGVGANLVSWLVLPRNAVSVGASGAVFGLFAISVLVKMSWDWRKILEVLILGQFVIERVMEAAQASAGLSGTIYGGYSLQTVNHIAHLSGALVGVVLVWLLSKFPSETVDQDVQRSPKK